The Verrucomicrobiota bacterium nucleotide sequence GTACCGGGTCAGCGCCATCCTGTTCGGCGGCTACGTCAAGTATGCCGGCATGGAAGGCACCAAGGACAAGACGCCGCAAGAGGTCGAGGGCGGCTTCTTCGCTGCTTCGCCGGCGCGCCGCATCCTGGCGGCGTTCTTCGGCCCGCTGATGAACGTCGCGCTCGCCTTCGTGCTCTTCTTCATCCTCTGGGGCACGGGGCGTAAGGTGCCCGAGGCCATGGTGTCCGCCGTGGTCGGTGGCTTCGCTCAGGATTCCGCGGCTGAGGCTGCGGGCCTCGAAGCAGGTGACCGGATCGTGAGCATCTCGGGCCGTCCCGTCGAGGAGTTCAACGATATCATTCTGGCCGTCGCCGTTGGCGGCGAGACGGTCGATGTCGCGGTCGAACGCAACGGCACGGTTCTCCACTTTGACGTGACGCCGACACTGGACCCAGCGTACGGGGTGCGGCGTCTCGGCGTCGAGCCCGCGCAACGGATGAAGGTCCGCAAGATATTCCCTGACTCGGTGGCCGAGAAGATGGACCTGCGCAAGGGCGACGTGCTTGTGCGGCTTGACGGCACGCCCGTTTACGGCGGCGAGAGCTGGCAGAGCGGCCTGCGCGAACGCGCGGGCAAGCCGATCGAGATCACCGTCGAGCGGGCGGGCAAGGAGCTTGCGCTGACCGGTACCATGCCCGAGGGGACCGAAGAGGAGCCGCCCGTGCTCGGCTTCGGGATGGATTTCGCGTATGCCTGGATCTACGAGCAGCCGCTCGAGGCCGCGAGCCGCATCCTGGGCGACATGTGGCGGACGCTCAAAGCGCTGGTCTCCCGCCGGGTCGCGGCCAAGGCGCTTAGTGGCCCCGTTGGTATCGTCAGCGGCGTCACCTTCTCGCTCCGAGTCTCGTTCACCTCCTTCCTGTGGTTTGCCGCGCTGATCAGCCTCAACCTGGCGATCATCAACCTGCTGCCGATCCCCGTCGTCGATGGCGGCCACATCATGTTCAGCCTCCTTGAGATGGCCCGACGCAAGCCCATGCGCGAGAAGACGATGGTCGTCATCACCAACGTCTTCGCCGTGCTCATCATCGCCTTCTTCATGTACGTGACCTTTAACGACATCGTCCGCTTCTGGACACCGACCGAGCCGGACAAGGAGGAGACGCAGGAACAGCCCGCGCCGTCCGGCCCGCAAGACGACGCGCAGCCGAACACCCCCGGTCCCGACACGGGCGGCAGTTCGCGCCTCCTGCCGGGCGAGAGGGAGTTGGCCCCGCTCGCCCCGGGCCTGTACAATGCTGTCGTCCAACGACGATCTCTTGTGCTGGGACAACAGAGATAAGGGAGAAGAGCCATGAAGCGCGCGTTTCTCATGCTCATGGTGCTTGCGGCGATGCCTGCCGCCTCGTTCGCGGCAGCGAGCCAGGAGCCGAAGACGTTCGCCGGCTCCGTGCCCGAGGGCGCCGTCTTCTATGCGACGACGCAGAACCTCGAGAGCGTCTGGGCCGGCATCGAGCGGTCGAACTTCTGGGCCAAGCTTACCCGGCTCAAGATCTGGGAAGGCGCCGATTTCGGCTGGTACGACGATTTCCGGCACGACTTCGCCGACAAGCTCGGCTTCGAGTTCAACACGCAGAGCTTCATGGCGGTGTTCGGGCGCGAGATCGCCGTGGCGCTTTACGTCGAGCCGCCCGCCGACGCCGGCGGCAACACGCGCATCGAGCTGCTCTGCGCGGCCCGCATGAACCCGCGCGACACCGTCGAGGACATGGTACAGAAGCTCCTCGATCGCGCCAAGACGCACGGCGCCGACAACGTGCTCGTCACCTCGGTCGACTACCGCGGCGCCAAGGTGCAGACGCTCAAGACCAAGGACAACGAACCGCCGCTCCAGCTCCGATTCGCCATGCAGGGTGACGTGCTCTTTGTCGGCATCGCCAACGGGGTGCCGCGCATCGAGGCCTGCCTCGATTGCCTGGCCGGCGAGGGTACACCGATCGCCGGGGCCGACGAGTTCAAGCACCTTATGGCCCAGGCGCGCCAGGCCCACGGCGCCTTCTTCAGCGAGATGTATCTGAGCCTCGACGCGTTGCAGCGAATGGTCGAGATGGAGACCGCCGACAACGCCGCCCTCAGCCCGCTCGGCCAGGCGCTCCAGATGATGAGCGGCTCGATTCACGCCGTCGCCGTCACGACCCACCTCGACCGCGGCCTGCGGATGAAGTTCGCCTTCGAGCCCGGCCCGGCAATGGAGGAAATGATGGCCCTCCTGCAGAAGACCGAGCCGCGCGCCGGCGCACACGCCAAGTACGTCAGCCCAGACGCTATCTTCTACTACGGCGCCAACAACATGCCGCCCCTGGCCGAGCAGTGGCCGCTCAGCATGAAGCAGTACGAGCAGATGGGCATGGGCCTCGATGAGCGGATCGCCCGAGTCATCGAGCAGGTCGAGCTCGCGCTCGAGATCGACTTCAAGGCAGACGTGCTCGACAACGTCGGGCCCGAGATGGCCGTCGTGCTCGAAGGGTTCGACCTGGAGGCCGCACCGTTCCCGTTTCCCAAGCTCACGGTGTTGCTCCAGGTCAAGGACAAGGCCAAAACCGAGGCCCTCATCGGCAAGGCCGTCAAGCTGCTCGAGACCGTCTCGACCGAAGATCGTGTCCCCGAAGTGACCGATCTGACGCACCAGGGCGCCACGCTCAAGGTCCTCCGCGTCCCCGTGCCGATGTTCCAGATCACCCTGACGCCCGCCGTCGGCGTCACCGAGAGCTTCCTCTTCGTCAGTTCGGGCGAGCCCTACGCCAAAGCGACGCTCGACGCCGCCAAGTCCGGATCGAGCCTGTTCAACTCCCCTCTGTACCGCTCGCTTGATATCCCGGAGAAAACCAACAACATCTTCCTCATCAACGTCGAGAAGCTGCTCGGGGCCGGACGCCAGATCGCCCAGTGGGTCGTCACCATGGCCGAGATGCAAGGCCAGGGCGAGATGGCAAAAGAGCAGGTTGACGGCACCGTGCTGCCCCTGCTAGATTGCCTCGGCGCGCTCAAGGCGATCGCTGCCTACAGCGTCGTGGGACCGGAAGGAGTCATCGGTGTCTACGTGATCCGGACCGAAGACCTTCCGGCCGAGTAGGTGTGAACCACGCAGGAGTGGCGGAACTGGCAGACGCGCTAGGTTGAGGGCCTAGTGGAGGTTTTCTCCATGGGGGTTCAAGTCCCCCCTCCTGCATTGACCTTCTTTCCGGGCGTCGTCCCCGGACGCGGACGAGAGCGGCCGGGCCGCGAGGGCGCCCGGGCTGCTGGGAGTCGCAGTAACCGTCCATGATTCACGGCATCGGCGTTGACATCGTCCAGCTCGCGCGCATCCGCGACGCGCTTGCGCGCTATGGTGACCGCTTCGTCCAGCGCATCTACAGCCCCGCCGAGGTTGAGATGTGCGAGGCCTCAGATGGCGACGGCCGCGTCCTGCGCTACGCCGTGCGCTTCGCCGCCAAGGAGGCCGCCTTCAAAGCGTTCCGCGACG carries:
- the rseP gene encoding RIP metalloprotease RseP, coding for MNELVAFNVAGFLADLPYILAGIFALGVVVFVHEWGHFMAGRWAGIRPEAFSIGFGPILWRKTVGVTEYRVSAILFGGYVKYAGMEGTKDKTPQEVEGGFFAASPARRILAAFFGPLMNVALAFVLFFILWGTGRKVPEAMVSAVVGGFAQDSAAEAAGLEAGDRIVSISGRPVEEFNDIILAVAVGGETVDVAVERNGTVLHFDVTPTLDPAYGVRRLGVEPAQRMKVRKIFPDSVAEKMDLRKGDVLVRLDGTPVYGGESWQSGLRERAGKPIEITVERAGKELALTGTMPEGTEEEPPVLGFGMDFAYAWIYEQPLEAASRILGDMWRTLKALVSRRVAAKALSGPVGIVSGVTFSLRVSFTSFLWFAALISLNLAIINLLPIPVVDGGHIMFSLLEMARRKPMREKTMVVITNVFAVLIIAFFMYVTFNDIVRFWTPTEPDKEETQEQPAPSGPQDDAQPNTPGPDTGGSSRLLPGERELAPLAPGLYNAVVQRRSLVLGQQR
- a CDS encoding DUF3352 domain-containing protein, with product MKRAFLMLMVLAAMPAASFAAASQEPKTFAGSVPEGAVFYATTQNLESVWAGIERSNFWAKLTRLKIWEGADFGWYDDFRHDFADKLGFEFNTQSFMAVFGREIAVALYVEPPADAGGNTRIELLCAARMNPRDTVEDMVQKLLDRAKTHGADNVLVTSVDYRGAKVQTLKTKDNEPPLQLRFAMQGDVLFVGIANGVPRIEACLDCLAGEGTPIAGADEFKHLMAQARQAHGAFFSEMYLSLDALQRMVEMETADNAALSPLGQALQMMSGSIHAVAVTTHLDRGLRMKFAFEPGPAMEEMMALLQKTEPRAGAHAKYVSPDAIFYYGANNMPPLAEQWPLSMKQYEQMGMGLDERIARVIEQVELALEIDFKADVLDNVGPEMAVVLEGFDLEAAPFPFPKLTVLLQVKDKAKTEALIGKAVKLLETVSTEDRVPEVTDLTHQGATLKVLRVPVPMFQITLTPAVGVTESFLFVSSGEPYAKATLDAAKSGSSLFNSPLYRSLDIPEKTNNIFLINVEKLLGAGRQIAQWVVTMAEMQGQGEMAKEQVDGTVLPLLDCLGALKAIAAYSVVGPEGVIGVYVIRTEDLPAE
- the acpS gene encoding holo-ACP synthase, with product MIHGIGVDIVQLARIRDALARYGDRFVQRIYSPAEVEMCEASDGDGRVLRYAVRFAAKEAAFKAFRDDLGDKLSWHDFEVKADNMGEPMLALSGRAADVGKQLGIKRIHLSLSNTNVSASAIVVAEK